AAAATTTGACCAGACACTGTGCTTTCAAGGGATATGTGGGATTAAGATGTCACTGTCGCCTGGGTAATGCTATGTAGCTTTAGCAACAGTCATCAGATTCATAAACTTCTGGTTGAGGGGTTATGAAAAGCCCTCAGACATCCTGAAATAAGAGGCACTGATTTGGTTTTAGTTATTTTAGCTGCTGGGTCAGTGACGGGCTGGTTTGaacccctctctcttccccaaatGGACCCAGCTGAAATGTTATTAAGTCTGCTCTGGAGTGAAAACAGGAGGCCAGTTTCCAGACCTGCTTACAGAACATATGGGGGAGAGCATGGCCTGGTCTTCCCTGCAGTGAGGTGGCCACTAGGGCTCCTTGGGGTTATGACAGGACTTGGTGAGACTCAGGGCTGCACTAATTCATAAACAGTTCAAGCTTAAGGAAGTGCAGTAGTGGCTTAAAACCATCACGGCTAGATCTCCCCTACAAGTGTGGGCGTCAGTCGTAAAAAACACAacattcagcttttttttttttttttaaataagtgactTTTTGACAACTGAAGTCCGCAGTTTTAGATTTTGCAGAGGGCAGTTTCATGGTCTTCGAAAAGACCCTCAAAGTGTGTCTATTGTGTGCAACTACATGCCCCTACCAGTGGTGTGGAGGTTTAAATGAAGATTGATGTCAGGAGTGTGTTGAGTAAATACACAAGACACGGATCCTCTAAGACAGGGAATGCTTTTTTATTCACAAACCCACAAGAGAAGTGGACGGTTTGGGTCTGTACCAAAATTTTCCATGATTTTAAGCACAGATCAGTTAccagacaacacacacacacacatttgggcATACACTGCTACATAGAAGTTAACTGATCGGACCAAACATTTTGAATGTTTAGAATAGTTTAAGCTCCCTGTAAGAGCAGCACCATTGTGACATTTTACTTTAGTATTCCTCCCCTTCCTCTTCACCCTCCCCTTCAACAGAATCCACACCAACCTCTTCGTAATCCTTCTCTAGGGCAGCCATGTCCTCCCGCGCCTCCGAGAACTCGccttcctccatcccctcccctacGTACCAGTGAACAAAGGCACGCTTGGCATACATCAGGTCAAACTTGTGGTCCAGACGAGCCCAGGCCTCGGCTATGGCTGTGGTGTTGCTCAGCATGCACACAGCCCGCTGCACCTTGGCCAGGTCACCGCCAGGAACCACAGTGGGAGGCTGGTAGTTGATACCAACCTTGAAGCCAGTTGGGCACCAGTCCACAAACTGGATAGTGCGCTTGGTTTTGATGGTGGCAATAGCAGCATTGACATCTTTGGGAACCACGTCCCCACGGTACAACAGGCAGCAGGCCATGTATTTCCCGTGGCGAGGGTCACATTTCACCATCTGGTTGGCTGGCTCAAAGCAAGCGTTTGTGATCTCTGCTACAGAAAGCTGCTCATGGTAAGCTTTCTCAGCAGAGATGACTGGGGCATAGGTGGCCAAAGGGAAGTGGATACGGGGATAGGGCACCAAGTTGGTCTGGAACTCGGTCAGATCTACATTCAGGGCACCATCGAATCGGAGGGAGGCGGTGATGGAAGACACAATCTGGCCTATCAACCGGTTGAGGTTGGTGTAGGTGGGGCGCTCGATGTCCAGGTTCCTGCGGCAGATGTCATAGATGGCCTCGTTGTCTACCATGAAGGCGCAGTCCGAGTGCTCCAGGGTGGTGTGGGTGGTCAGGATGGAGTTGTAGGGCTCCACCACTGCGGTGGAGACCTGAGGAGCAGGGTAGATGGAGAACTCCAGCTTGGACTTCTTGCCATAGTCAACGGACAGACGCTCCATCAGCAGGGAGGTGAACCCAGAACCAGTGCCACCTCCAAAGCTGTGGAAGACCAGGAAGCCCTGGAGACCTGTGCACTGGTCAGCCTAGAAGAAGGTGGAAACACAAAGGAAGTTATTTTTAAGaacagccatcctgggtcagaccaatggtccatctagcccagtatcttgtcttctgacagtggccaatgccaggtgctggaatgaacagaacagggcaattattgagtgatccatctgtcatccagcccagcatctggcagtcagaggctttggGACACCCCGAGCATCgggttgatggacctatccttcatgaactagatttctttttttaaaccagttatacttttggccttcacaacatcccctggcaacaagccccacaggttgcctgtgcattgtgtgaagaaatacttcctttgtttgttttaaaccgtcTGCCTGGTAATTTCATCAGTTGATTGGATAATCGAACGACTAGTTATACCATGGCGGGAAGTTCACTTACTTTCTTCCCATCCTAGAAATGTTTCCTCTTAGGACTAAATTCTGTTCTATTAAATCTGGGCCCATTCCATCATACTTGGTGGAGTTCCATCAATGTAAATCCAGTGTAACAGATAAGTTATTAAAGGGCATAGTTTTATCTGTTACAAAGTTACTAATCTGTGTTCACTACCTGGTATTCTTAGCCCAATACCACTCTGAGTGACTACTCTATTTCAAAGGACTTTTTAATTCACCTTAGGACCACCTGAAAATACGGTGACACTAAATACATCAACAATATGATTAGTTgggatgggaggcagggggagaaacCATCAGCTATGaacttttgtctttcaaacaGCTTCCCATTCACGGCCTGCCCAGATCACCCTCAAAAGAGATGGGATCTACCAATTTACGGATCCTGTCGAGAACCAGGTCGATGATTTCTTTCCCAATGGTGTAGTGCCCACGGGCATAGTTGTTGGCAGCATCTTCCTTGCCGGTGATGAGCTGTTCGGGGTGGAAGAGCTGGCGGTAGGTCCCGGTGCGCACTTCATCTGGGGAGAGGAAAGGCAGAGAGTTTGTCTCCCCGCCGTCCAtgcactgcagctgtctgctataGGCACGTGAGTTACAAGGGAGCCCAGAAAGTGATGGCTTCGCGTACTCACCTATGACCGTTGGCTCCAAGTCCACAAAGACGGCTCTGGGGACGTGCTTGCCAGCGCCCGTCTCACTGAAGAAGGTGTTGAAGGAGTCGTCTCCTCCGCCGATGGTCTTGTCGCTGGGCATCTGGCCATCCGGCTGGATCCCATGTTCCAGGCAGTAGAGCTCCCAGCAGGCATTGCCGATCTGGACACCAGCCTGGCCGACGTGGATAGAGATGCACTCACGCTGCGGAGAAGATGGTGGGAGGTGGGAAGAGAAGATGGAAACACATTGGGTTGGTCTGCAATTGCATGTTAATAAGTGGCTTTTGATTAATTGAGGCATCTCTAGAAGCTCCCTTTGAAACCTCCATTTTTGCCTTTTTGGCTCCTCGATGCATAAAACCAGGCACCATTAAGCTTTGTCTCTGGGTGTGCTCTGAACAGACTCAGTATTCGGCTGTAtcacagccagcagcaggtcacacagaTGCCAGCCCTTTGTGTAACCCCCCTTGTTGAATGCACCAGATGCTTTCCAAATTGCGGGGAAAGGAAGAGCACAGATAATTGGCAGGAGaggaagcaaaaagaagaaaatactcATGAACCGTGGAGAGGCAGGTGGGAACTGGAAACAACTGAGCAGTACCACAATTCTTGGAGTGTCTGTGCCACGCCCAGTTTTTCCTTATgtggggcctgctcctgctcccatggaagtaACTGGCGAAACGCCGACTGATTTGGGTACAGGATTGGGGCAATGGGTATTACTGTgaataagggcccaatcctacaaaacAAGGAGCAGCTCCCCATTGTTCTCATGGAGAAGCCAGCCCCCACTGAGTGCGCTGAGCCCTTCCAGGAGTCTGGTCCCCAGTGTCTCCTCCGGGGTGCTCAGTACCTGGTAAGATCACCCTCCAAACTGCCACGATTGCTTTTCTGTCCCCCCACTACCAGCCTCCTCCCACACGCACAGATAGCTAACCCCCAAGAGAGCCTCCCCTAGGGAATAATGAACGGAGCTGCCACACCCAGCCAGGGAACGGCGAAAATTCGAACCCTCCCTCTGCCCCGTGCCTGGTGGAGTCTGTGCGGACAGCCATGGCTTAACAGACGGGGCTATTTCCAGCATGATCTCATTAGACTGGTTTGCCAATTTCCCTCCGCTGACCTCAGCGGAGAACATGCCCACATGGGAATGAAGTCAATCAATGAAGCGGGCGGGACAAAAGTCAAACCTCGATTCACAGGCCGAGAGAGTGAGCATcgaggtgggagagagaggctgGATGCAATTCCCCATTACTTACATTCGGCCTTTCATGCACTTTAATCGAATATTGAAAACATGGCCATTGCATTTGGAAAGCTCCCCCCTCCTTCACAAGGCATTGGGGACGCTGCCTGGGGAGCTAAAATACTGCACTACTAGAATGAACAGGTATGTGCACAAGTGTGCACACGCGCTCACACGCATGTGCACGCGCACTCAAATCAATTGGCTCTGAAGCACATTTCTCTTCCAAGCCCCACCCTGCTGGCCCAGGAATCATCATTTGGGTCACATCGGCCTgagccctctccctgctttggCCTCCTTCAGGCCCCCTTGGGCTACCTCTTCATGGACCCAACTCCCAATCCATGGggcgtggggggcaggcaggggctttGCCAGGGCTGCCCTGCCTGATGCTAAAGGGACCTGATCTCTGGGGCTGGGCGGACCGACAGCCCTTCTCTGGGGCGCAAGGGTGTGGCCCGTCCAGCCCCGGCGCCCAGCAGCTCCCGGCACTTTCTGGCTCTCCCGGGAAGGATTTTGGAGCTGGGAGGGACCTGGTGGTTGCCACgtccccttcccgcagccccactCGTCCCTGCGCCCAAAGGGGCTGGGCAGAGCCCGGAGCCGCCGGCTCCAGACAACGCGGCTCGTCTGCCAGCTCCACGCAGAGCCCCCGGGGCCGGCCGCGCCCCACAGAGCCGCGGGGTCCAGCCGCCCCGTCGCACCGGGGCTGCCCGTTTCGGGCGGACCGATCCCAGGACACCAGTAATGAGAGGCAGCGCCAGTGCCCGGACCTCCGGGACAGCCCTGGACGGTtggctccccccgtccccccttaGAGCCCCCCCGGCGGGGGGACAGCCGCgcgtcccccccgtccccccttaGAGCCCCCCCGGCGGGGGGGGACAGCCGCgtgtcccccccgtccccccttaGAGCCCCCCCGGCGGGGGGGGACAGCCGCGCCCCCCTTAGAGCCCCCCCGGCGGGGGGGGACAGCCGCGCCCCCCTTAGAGCCCCCCGGCGGGGGGGGACAGCCGCgtgtcccccccgtccccccttaGAGCCCCCCCGGCGGGGGGACAGCCGCgcgtcccccccgtccccccttaGAGCCCCCCCGGCGGGGGGGACAGCCGCgtgtcccccccgtccccccttaGAGCCCCCCCGGCGGGGGGACAGCCGCgtgtcccccccgtccccccttaGAGCCCCCCCGGCGGGGGGGACAGCCGCgtgtcccccccgtccccccttaGAGCCCCCCCGGCGGGGGGACAGCCGCgtgtcccccccgtccccccttaGAGCCCCCGCGGGGGGGGACAGCCGCCCCCCCTTTATCTCCCGGCTCTGCCCCGGGCCAGGCTCCATCCGAGCCCCGCGGGGACGGGCTGCGgcggcggccggggggggggtgcccaggcgagccccggccggcgcggggctgcagccccccagcGCGCAcgcgcccccttaccatgctggcTGCCGGGCGGGGGCGCTGGCCGCGTTCTTACCGCGCGACTCTTAGGGGGTCGCTGTAAGAGAACTTGGGGGGCGCGCGGCGGCACGGCCGCTATATACCCTCCCGTCGCCATGGCGACCGGCCCGGCCTGCCCGCGATTGGTCGGCTCGCCCGGCTCCGCCCGGGGATTGGTGCAGAGCGCGGGGGGGGAATGAGGTAatggccccgccccctctgccccccccgcaccccctcccgtcCTGCAGACAAAGAGCGGGCGGGGCGGCTTCGCAGCACGAATCCGCAGCCCGAGAAATCCGGAGCATGTGTGaaccccccgcccagccccacggAGAGCGCCTGTCTTTGGGGTCCCCAgctgagcgcggggggggggggggctgccaaagCAAGGGCATGGCTCCCCCCAAGACTGGGGGCAGGGCAATCCCGGGctaagctcagggctgggggctgctggggggcagttggCATTCTGCACATGGGGGGTGCAAtaagtgaccagatgtcctgattgtatagggacagtcccatatttggggctttttcttatctaggctccaattaccccccccccgtcccgatttttcactcttgctgtctggtcaccctaggtgcccACAGGGCTGCAGGCACCAGATCACCCTTGGAGCCCTGCATCCCCATCTTCAGAAATGGGGGACCCAGGGACCCAGCTGCTCCCTCCCCGCAGGGCTGGCGAGCCAGGTGTGTCCCTAGCATAGCTCGGGGGTGGTGGGTTCAACCTGCAGCAACCCCGAGCGGGGACCTCGCCTTCCAGAGCATTGCAAGCGCAGGTGCTGGGACTCGGGGTGCTGATAGCCAGggggttcagtggctctcagcacccccactatacaaactgttccagccccCCGGATTGCAAGGCAGTGGGGGGGTTTTATGGAGGTGGGTAGCACATGGGGGGTGTCTTGCAACCCTGATGTCTCCCTTTTCCGCAGGGTGAGATCAGAGTCTCTTTCCCGGGTCTGCTTTACACACCCATTTCtgcaggggaggcgagggggtaGGGAGTGgacaggcagcagctgctgcaggtggaGCCGTGAGACTGGCTGCTTTGTTGCAAGCTGGAGTCAGAGCAACATTTTTAATCCTTCCCTGCAAGGAATCCAAATTTTCTGCGCATTTCCCACATTCTGTAGCTGCTCTAGATTCCTGCCCCCGTCTTTTTCACTACTTTGACACatttatctctctctcacacacacacatttccctcCTGATCCTTTTTTTTTAGACCCTGGCCTATTTTGGGGCAACAACATCCCAGTGAATATTGGTCCCAACCCCCATGAGAACTGGCCCCCAAGAATGGCCAAGGCCTGCAACATTGCAGCACACGTAGACTGTACCTAAAGGACAAAGACCTCCTAGACCCAATCCGCCTTCCTGCCGACACAGGCTGGGTCCCTCCATTCCCCAGGGGGCTGAGGAGATACAAGAATCCAGGATTGCAGAGGCACAACTGAACAAAGGAACTGCTGGGCTCATTGACGAccagagggccaaatcctcagctggtgcaaatcaacgtcaatggagctgcactgactTACACCGGCTGAGGACGCAGCCCAGGGAAAGGGTCCGTATCCGGTTTCAGAATTTGGCCATGGTCAGAGCTGGGCTTTTTTCATCAAGTTCATCTCTAGCCACGGAAACCTGTCCCTCGCCAAACGTGGGGTAGTGAAACCCCCTGCTCTTGGCTCCGGCCGTGCTCTGCACGGAGAGCTGTCAGGACTCCTAGTTAAACCCCAGGACACAGCAACATTTGCCTTTACGTTTGCAGTCGTTTATGGTACAACATGCTGCTTCCTGGACACATGTCTCGTCCGAGCAGCCTGGGGGAGGAGAGTCCAGGACATTCAATTCCCTGTGGGGACTGGTCATTCTGCTCGGGTTTGTAAATGGGCTTTGCAGTGCATTAGTGCCTGGAAGCTCCGGGGCTGAAATATAATCATCCATTTGAACACTCCCCAAAATCTGTTCCATGCTTACGGGATGGCGCACCGGAAATGTCTTTTCCCTCCCTGGCTTCCTTCTATTTCACTTCTAATCTATGGCCTCAGTTACACccgggggcagatcctcagcacgTGTGTCTCAATTTACACCCGTCAAGAATTTCCACTGGTTCCAGCTATTGTTGTAGCTGCACCAGTGAAAAtagcaacctccccccccccatctacacTAGAGGTTTGCACGGGGGCAGCTACACCAGTGACTAACCTACCCGGAGAGGTGGGGCGGGTGGGGTTAACAGGGTGGATGTATTTAGGGAGGGCGTATTGTTCACTGATTAAGGCATAGAACtgagaatcaggagatctgggctctgtTCCCTGTGGGGGGCATGATGCTGTCACTCTGAACCCGCAGCTGCACAATGCGGGATAATAAAATCTAGGTAGGAAACAATCAACTGCATTTCAACATGCAGTTCCCCCCGTCCCCCGGCTGCCCCCTACTGCAAACCCCCAGATCTCCACGCCTCTGTACAGCCACCTGGTTCCTCTGTCCCTTCCTGGCTCCTTGTGCTGCCGGACAGTCCACTGGCCTAAATTAACGCTGGCCGTGAAATGTCCAAGGAAGCCGACTACTCCTCCCCTCTGTCCTTGGAGCCTGGGTTTCAGTCTCGGCATCGTTTTCTTCTGGTTGGATGGAAACAATAAGAAACCACAGGCCTTGCTCCTCCCTGAGGTCACCCGCTGAAGCCAGCTGAGGAATCCAGCCCCCGTCTTTCAGCCTGGGTTTCAGGAGCAACTTGCCCTGCTCCTGCGGGGCGACAAggcccctgtgtgccctcagtgccgctccctcccgccccctccccaaaccatCTGCTCTCACATGAGCTTGAGCAGCAGGACGCTGCTTATCCCTGCTTAGGATCAGGCCAGGGCAGAGCACGGCGCCTGGAAATAGAAGCCAAGGGTGGGTCAGGTGTGGGCTAACCAGGGTTTTGATGCCGGAGTGCCCTGGCTGGGCAGGATGCAGACAGCCGGCTCCTAGATCCTTGCACGGAAAGCTGGAATGCCCTGCTGTCCACCCACCATGCCCAGCTTCCCTCTCAGAACAGGCCACACTGTGCTCGGGTTTGTGTCTCTGTGGTGCTGCACCTTGACTTTTCCAGCTGTGCTGTGGGGCCTGAGGGGGGGGTCTCTTTGGGTGCACGGGGACACCACCCACATAGAGAGGACTGAAGATGACCCCATAACTCCGCACACTGAACCCTCCCCACAAGATCTATCCCTGCGCCAGCCTCATGCAAGGCAGCTGGCACGGCTTCATTCccagggcagtttggggggggctgtgctgctgCCGGCAGTGCCATCTTTCAGCTGagagttagagcaggggtctgggCAGCAGGACTGCCAGGTTCCTTTCCAGGCGCTAGGAGGAAGGGAGGACTAGTGGTTACAGCAAAggactgggactcctgggttctgtcctcagCCCCGCACGGTGACTTTGTGTGAATCACCTCATGATTTtgggcctcggtttccccatctgtaatatggagtTCATCCCACTCATTCCTCTTCCAGGGGAGCTGTGAGGCTGAATTCATTAAAGTCTGTGAAGCGACTTCAGCTCCTGGGTGgaaggtgctggggaagggcagagggttgTGATTACAGCAGGAGGTACAGGCGCTGCGGATGCAGCAGAGAGATCAATGAACTCTCCCCAGTGTGCTGTGGAATCAAATCCATGGCTCCATCCCAAGGACACAGGAGCCCCAGAGATGCTTGCTCGCTAATTAGGTATGTAAGACAGAGCCCTGCTCATCCGCTGCTAGGAGACGAGTTGTTCAGTTGCTAGGAGACGGAACAGGAATCCCTGGTGGCATTTGGCCTCCCTTTATCACCTAGCAAGTCATATGACTGTGCCCCAGGGAAAGCTGTCCTGGGAgcgggagagagaggggaggggacagggagagaggaggataGAAAAAGCTGGAAGACAGAGAGACAGCTGGGGAAACAGGGAGGGCCCCCCTGAGAAAGCTATTGCCCCCCCTGGCTGGCTGACATTCAGATGTTAATAAGAAAGGCCAGATCCAGGGGGTTTCTTTTCTTGGCAACAGGGGGGTCACATTATTTCTCAAGACACATTCCTGGGCCTGGTCCCTTtttcagccccacccccatcccaaaatGCTGAGGCTGCATTTCTCGGGAGAGGCCTGGGGTAGGAAGAAGGAGACGAATCCAGGCTGCTGCGGCTCCCAGCCCAGTGGAGAGCCGCGTGCGGGGTTCATGGCACCCACGTTCCGACCAAGCAAGCTCCGTGGGGTTGATTCATTCGCACGccagccagagccaggagagagtcCTCCAGGGTTATCACAGCTCAGGTCTGAGATGCTAGTCCGGGAAtgcacaggcagacagacagacagacagacgctcATCATCACACCCAGACAAAGCCATGTTCAGAAATACAGGCACCGTTATACACACAGCTCTGCAGCCCATCTGCACAGCCACTTctacacacacgtgcacacacacatacacaaacacacatgcacacaggcacacacactcacatgtgcatacacgcacacaggcacacacacacatccacacaggCATGCACACAGGCACACACTCACGCGCGCATACATACACACGTGCGCACACGCACACAGGCACGCACGTACACAGGCACAAACtcgcacacacacatgtgcacacaggcacgcacacacacaggcacacaaacaggcacacacacacgtgcgcacacgcacacaggcgcacacacacaggcacacacacacacatacacgcacacaggcacacacacacacaggcctcgTGGCAGGTCAGCAGTAACTCAAGCCGTGGCCCGCATGCAGTGAGTTTGGCGGATCTCAGCCCAGCCCCCGTTGGCCAGGTGTCCACATCTCAGCTAGCAGTGACTGGCCCCtttgctggggactgaatgaGCCCTGGGGACTgaaccccccttcccctgctgggggagggggcctcCCGAGGGAGGCTGAACAAGGCGGGGCAGCCTGGCTTGTACCTTTGCTGGGGATAGAGGAAGAACTCGCGTTTCTAATCTCATTTACTGGAGCAGCCAGGAGGTGGGAACAGCTGTCGGTTGGCCTGGGCCTGGACGTGACCAGGAGGCAGCACCGACTCTGCCCCCTTGGCCCTGGATCCGGGCTCCCCGGGTTCCCGCCTCTCCAAAGGGTTGCTGGAGTTCTGGAGAAGCGTCTTCTCTTGTGCCCCGTTCAgcccggggctctccgctctcctcgCCATTGGCCTTGAGAACAGAAGCAAACGATGCTCTGGCACTGGGGCCTCCGGCTTCTCCCAACCATGCCAAATCTGTAGAGCAGAGACGACTGCGTCCGCTGGCCTCTCTCTTTCCCCAACCTCCTCCTCTGGGGCTCTCCGAGCGGGAGTGGCAGGACTGGACCCCCGGCCTCTGAAAGAGACTGAACTGAGCAGGCAGCCTCCTGGGCCCCAGAGAGAAGCAGGGTGGGACCACCGGGAACCTTCAAGTTGTATCCCAAGGAGGAGGAACATGGAAGAACCATGTGTCCCCCGGACGTTCCCCcggcccttccctgccccccggaCGTTCCTCTGGCCCCGCTGTGTCCCCTGGACGTTCCTCCGGCCCCGCCATGTCCCCTGGACgttcccccggccccaccctgtcccctggaCGTTCCCACAGCCCCACCGAGGCCCCTGGACATCCCCCCggcctttccctgccccctggacgttcccccggccccgccctgtCCCTCGGACGTTCCCCTGGCCCCGCCGTGTCCCCTGGACATCCCCCCggcctttccctgccccctggaCGTTTCCCCGGCCCTGCCCTGTCCCTCGGACGTTCCCCCGGCCCCGCCGTGTCCCCTGGACATCCCCCCCggcctttccctgccccctggacgttcccccagccccgccctgtccCTCGGACGTTCCCCTGGCCCCGCCGTGTCCCCTGGACATCCCCCCGttctttccctgccccctggatgttcccccggccccgccctgtCCCTCGGAcgttcccccagccccgccgtGTCCCCCTGACGTTCCCCCGGCCCCACTGTATCCCCTGGAcgctcccccggccccgccctgtCCCCCGGACGCTCCCCTGGGCACAGCATCTCCAGGAGAAAGAACAAGCTTCCTCCGGCTGCATTTTGTGTATTGTTGGTAGCAACCAGCAGCTCCCTAGCGACCGTTGCCTGGCCTCTCCGGCTGTGTTTGCAGGCACAGGGTCAGCGCCAGCAAGGCCCCGATAAAACCCACTTGAGGAACTCGTCCAGGGCCGTTAGGAGCCGGTTACCCCCCAACCACCCCGCAGCCAACAAACAAGCAATGCGGGGCAGTTACACAGCAAGGACAGGCTGCTGCAGGTGGAGGGGAGCCCCGAACCCCGGCAATTCCTCCACAGGGCCACTTACACCCCTGCTGCAATGCACAGGGAGCCGCTTAGGGAGCCAGGTAGCACCGGCGCTGGGGAAGTGGGTCTggctggctcagggctgggctgggggcagagccttTCACCGTCGGCTGCTGGCTTCAATCTGGCCCCAGGCTCACGGTATCCGTGGCTGTAGGGTGGCCCCAGGGTTACatgaggcagggtgggtgtgtctctGTCGGCTCCCAGCGGGTACCAACCTCACCAAACGACCCCCAGAACTGAGCTCCGGGTCCTGCGGGGCAGAGAGGAGGCAAGTGGCTAGGAAAAcctgctctgtgctgctgggCTGGCCAGTCCGGAGCCCTACCGGCCGGCTTTG
The genomic region above belongs to Malaclemys terrapin pileata isolate rMalTer1 chromosome 23, rMalTer1.hap1, whole genome shotgun sequence and contains:
- the LOC128828198 gene encoding tubulin alpha-1A chain — translated: MRECISIHVGQAGVQIGNACWELYCLEHGIQPDGQMPSDKTIGGGDDSFNTFFSETGAGKHVPRAVFVDLEPTVIDEVRTGTYRQLFHPEQLITGKEDAANNYARGHYTIGKEIIDLVLDRIRKLADQCTGLQGFLVFHSFGGGTGSGFTSLLMERLSVDYGKKSKLEFSIYPAPQVSTAVVEPYNSILTTHTTLEHSDCAFMVDNEAIYDICRRNLDIERPTYTNLNRLIGQIVSSITASLRFDGALNVDLTEFQTNLVPYPRIHFPLATYAPVISAEKAYHEQLSVAEITNACFEPANQMVKCDPRHGKYMACCLLYRGDVVPKDVNAAIATIKTKRTIQFVDWCPTGFKVGINYQPPTVVPGGDLAKVQRAVCMLSNTTAIAEAWARLDHKFDLMYAKRAFVHWYVGEGMEEGEFSEAREDMAALEKDYEEVGVDSVEGEGEEEGEEY